Part of the Actinomyces howellii genome, GGCGGCGTCGGCCCCCTCGCGGGCGATCAGCTCGGTGTAGCCGCGGATCGAGGCCAGCGGGGTGCGCAGCTCGTGGGAGGCGTCGGCGACGAACTGGCGGACCTGGGTCTCGCTGCGCTGACGCGCTGCGAGCGCGGCGTCGACATGGCCCAGGAGCGTGTTGAGCGCGGTGCCCACCTGCCCGACCTCCTCGGAGGAGGCGAGGTCCTCGTCCGGGACCCGCTCCTCGATGCTCACCTCACCGCGGGCCAGGGGCTGGGAGGCCACGCGCTGAGCGGTCTGCGCGACCCGCTCCAGCGGGGCGAGCGAGGATCGGATCATCGACCGTCCCGCCAGGGCGACGATGAGCGCACCGAGCAGCGCGATCGAGCCCTCGATGATGAGGTGGGTGCGCACGATGCGGTTGTCGTCCTCCATCGACAGGCCGGTGACGACCGTGTCCCCCGAGACCGTGTCGCGTGCCACGAGGATCCTGTAGTCGCCCAGTGACGAGATGTGCACCGAGACCGGCTCGCCGGTGACCTTGAGGGCGAGCAGCGCGGATGACTCCGCCTCCGAGAGGGTCTGGTAGGTGCCGGTGGCGTCGATGTAACCGGCCTTGAAGGTGGAGGTGCTCGACCCGCCGGAGGTCCCGGCCCCCGAGGCGATGACGCTCAAGGTGCCGGTGGACTGTCCCGGGGCGTCGAGGCCGGCGGGCACGGGGCGGTCCTCGTCGTCCTCCTCGGTCCGCAGGCTCGGGCAGGACGAGGGATCCTCCGAGGCGGCGCAGGTGGCCGAGGCTCCGGGGACGATCTGCGGGTTGGTGCCTGCGTCGTCATCGGCTCCGTGGCGGCGGTTGGCGGCGCGCTCGGAGGCGGCCACGAGCTGCTCGTCGAGACGGTCCATGAGCGTGTGGCGCAGCGTGAGCGTCGACAGGGCGCCCATGATCGCCGCCATGATGAGGACGAGGCCCAGCACACCCGCGACGAGCCGGGTGCGCAGGGACCGGGGCCGGGGCGGACGGGGCGCGCGCCGCAGCCGGCTCACCGCGGCGCCCCCGCCCACCGCGACGCCGAGGCGGGCGGACGCGGGCTCATGGCGTGGACCGGGGGGACGCGGAGGTGGTGTCGGCCGGCTTGAGGACGTAGCCGACCCCTCGCATCGTGTGGATCATCGGCTCGCGTCCCTTGTCGATCTTGCGGCGCAGGTAGGAGATGTAGAGCTCGACGATGTTGGCCTGCCCGCCGAAGTCGTAGTTCCACACCCGGTCCAGGATCTGCGGCTTGGACAGGACGCGGCGGGGGTTGCGCATGAGGTAGCGCAGCAGCTCGAACTCGGTGGCGGTCAGACGGATTTCGTCCTCGCCGCGCCACACCTCGTGGGAGTCCTCGTCCATGCGCAGGTCGCCGACCTCCAGGAGCGAGTCCGGCTTCTCGGACGAGGCCCCGGACCGACGCAGGAGGGCGCGCAGGCGGGCCACCACCTCCTCGAGGGAGAAGGGCTTGGTCACGTAGTCGTCCCCTCCGGCGGTCAGCCCCGCCACCCGGTCCTCGACAGCGTCCTTGGCCGTGAGGAACAGCACAGGCACGTCCGGGCTGTGTCCGTGGATGCGCCGCATCACCTCCAGCCCGTCGAAGTCGGGCAGCATGATGTCGAGCACGACGACGTCGGGATCGGTCTCCTGGGCGGCCCGGACGGCGGCGATCCCGGTGCCTGCGGTCGTGACCTCCCAGCCCTCGTATCGCAGGGCGGAGGCGAGCAGGTCGGCGAGCATCTGCTCGTCGTCGACGACGAGGACACGGATGGGGGACCCGTCTGGGCGGACGAGGGTCTCTGTCGCATCAGTCATGGGCCGCATTCAACCCCGTCTCCCTGTGACGGGACTGTGGATCCCCACTGTGACGCAAGGCTCCGAAAGGCCTGTGATCAAACTGTGTACTGCCCTTCGGGGCCGATCGCGTAATACGCTACTGACGTCATCGCGTGCGCGGGCCAGTGATCGGCCTTGCTAGCACTGCTCCCCTCTCCCGCACCTGGAAGCACACAGTGGAAACCATCAAGGACAACGAGCGCCTCTTCGATGCCGAGGACGTCTTCTTCTCGACGACCGACCGCAAGGGTGTCATCCGCTGCTCGAACCGGACCTTCGTCACCCTCGCGCGCCACCCGCGGGAGGAGATGATCGGCGCCCCGCACAACATCATCCGTCACGACGACATGCCGGGCGGCGTCTTCAAGCTGCTCTGGGACGACCTCGAGGCCGGACGGCCGGTGTGCACCTATGTGCTCAACCGTGCCGGCGACGGCCTCGACTACTGGGTCTTCGCCACGGTCAGCGCCGTCGAGGACGGCTATGTCTCGGTGCGCACCAAGCCGCTCAAGACCGAGACCCTCGACGTCGTGCGCGAGGTCTACGGCAGGGTCCGCGACCTGGAGCGCAAGGCCGACGAGGAGGGCGTCTCGCGCCGGGAGGTCGCGGAGCGAGGGGCCCAGGCCCTGACCTCCGAGCTCGCCGAGCTGGGCTTCGACTCGCTGGCGGCCTTCAGCAGGTCGGCGCTCCCCGAGGAGGCCTCCCTCCTCGTGGGTGAGGGCGTCAAGGTGCCCCGGCGCGAGGAGGCTGAGGGCTCGGCCGCCACGATCCTGAGCCTGGCCGGGGCCATCGAGGACGACTCCGAGACCCTCGTCGGCCAGATGGCCGAGTACCGGGCCCTGCTCACCGGCCTGGGCGAGTGGGCCCAGGGGGCGCCGGCGATCGTCGAGCGCGCCCGCCGGACCGGCGAGCTCGTCAGCATCCTCCACAGCGAGGACCCCGAGTCCTCGGTCCCGGACGTCGCCGGGCGCATCACCGAGCGCACGACCCGTGCGGTCGAGCGCCTGGGCGGTCTGACCGACTCGGTGTCGGCGCTCTACGACGCCGTCGAGGACCTCGTGTTCCACGCCCCCCTCATGCGCCTGCACACGATCGTCCTGGGCTCCTACGCCGCCGCGGTCATCGACGGCACCGAGGAGGACGTGCCCGCGGCGATGGCCGAGCTGCACCACGCCCTGGCGGCGGACCTCACGGCCGTCGCGACGGTGTGCACGACCCTGAGGGAGCAGATCGACGCGATGGACGCGGTGCTGCGCGAGGTGGTCTCCGACCTCGACCGCACCCGTCGTCCCTTC contains:
- a CDS encoding sensor histidine kinase produces the protein MAAIMGALSTLTLRHTLMDRLDEQLVAASERAANRRHGADDDAGTNPQIVPGASATCAASEDPSSCPSLRTEEDDEDRPVPAGLDAPGQSTGTLSVIASGAGTSGGSSTSTFKAGYIDATGTYQTLSEAESSALLALKVTGEPVSVHISSLGDYRILVARDTVSGDTVVTGLSMEDDNRIVRTHLIIEGSIALLGALIVALAGRSMIRSSLAPLERVAQTAQRVASQPLARGEVSIEERVPDEDLASSEEVGQVGTALNTLLGHVDAALAARQRSETQVRQFVADASHELRTPLASIRGYTELIAREGADAALPEQATHALERVHSESVRMTALVEDLLLLARLDAGRELRHDEVDMVSVVVDTVADARAAGPDHVWELDLPVLDAPEGADGIEDLEDFEPEPPLVEGDEARLRQVLVNLLANARVHTPAGSRVRTTLSRRRGPDGEELVVTVADDGPGIDPSVRDRLFERFARADASRERRTGSTGLGMSIALAIVQSHGGTLTVSSRRAEDEGAEDEHGTTFTVALPAMPAPAS
- a CDS encoding PAS domain-containing protein; translated protein: METIKDNERLFDAEDVFFSTTDRKGVIRCSNRTFVTLARHPREEMIGAPHNIIRHDDMPGGVFKLLWDDLEAGRPVCTYVLNRAGDGLDYWVFATVSAVEDGYVSVRTKPLKTETLDVVREVYGRVRDLERKADEEGVSRREVAERGAQALTSELAELGFDSLAAFSRSALPEEASLLVGEGVKVPRREEAEGSAATILSLAGAIEDDSETLVGQMAEYRALLTGLGEWAQGAPAIVERARRTGELVSILHSEDPESSVPDVAGRITERTTRAVERLGGLTDSVSALYDAVEDLVFHAPLMRLHTIVLGSYAAAVIDGTEEDVPAAMAELHHALAADLTAVATVCTTLREQIDAMDAVLREVVSDLDRTRRPFDRWLRALQGEGAYLSEGVEGDIPALLSEAEELSGTGFPEVGALAVLAARCRGLDLSFDSEAMDFRVDGIRIAIETL
- a CDS encoding response regulator transcription factor; translation: MTDATETLVRPDGSPIRVLVVDDEQMLADLLASALRYEGWEVTTAGTGIAAVRAAQETDPDVVVLDIMLPDFDGLEVMRRIHGHSPDVPVLFLTAKDAVEDRVAGLTAGGDDYVTKPFSLEEVVARLRALLRRSGASSEKPDSLLEVGDLRMDEDSHEVWRGEDEIRLTATEFELLRYLMRNPRRVLSKPQILDRVWNYDFGGQANIVELYISYLRRKIDKGREPMIHTMRGVGYVLKPADTTSASPRSTP